The following are encoded together in the Paludisphaera mucosa genome:
- a CDS encoding MBL fold metallo-hydrolase: MRITFHGATRQVTGSAHLLEIGSSRILLDCGLFDSDRIDPASQNRQLAFDPQTLDAVVVSHAHNDHIGRLPFLVKQGYKGSIYVTPATGDITSIMLRDSARIQREDVRQAHIRQPHIAAPDPLFEQFDVEWMVERLERVPYSEPREIAPGIILTYHDAGHVLGSAIVQIDYQEEGRPRRFVFTGDLGRRKTGLLPDPTIVKDVDVLVSESTYGDKELEPYDRLMKQLHAIVARAIRLQGKIIIPAFSLGRTQRMVYCLQELFATTKLRPIPVYVDSPLASRLTEVHRDYPDAYTPEARALMDKDPLYFGSKYVEYCQSFDDSRRLNYQRGPLIIISSSGMCEAGRIRHHLRHIVSEPDNAVVIVSYQAENTLGRKLSEGVERVQILDQWYDLNAAVYVLDGFSGHADRNDLAWWYEQTGGGIEHGFIVHGEPPSMEALVPVMQPFVKNPVHIPDLHESFEV, from the coding sequence TTGCGAATCACGTTTCACGGGGCGACCCGACAAGTCACCGGCAGCGCCCACCTGCTGGAAATCGGATCCTCCCGCATCCTGCTCGATTGCGGGCTCTTCGATTCCGATCGGATCGATCCCGCGAGCCAGAACCGCCAGCTGGCCTTCGACCCCCAAACGCTCGACGCCGTCGTGGTCTCGCACGCGCACAACGACCACATCGGCCGCCTGCCGTTCCTGGTGAAGCAGGGCTACAAGGGGAGCATCTACGTCACCCCGGCCACCGGCGACATCACCAGCATCATGCTCCGCGACAGCGCCCGGATCCAGCGCGAGGACGTCCGCCAGGCCCACATCCGCCAGCCCCACATCGCGGCCCCGGACCCGCTCTTCGAGCAGTTCGACGTCGAGTGGATGGTCGAGCGGCTGGAGCGGGTCCCCTATTCGGAGCCCCGCGAGATCGCGCCCGGGATCATCCTGACCTACCACGACGCCGGCCACGTCCTGGGCTCGGCCATCGTCCAGATCGACTACCAGGAGGAAGGCCGGCCCCGCCGGTTCGTCTTCACCGGCGACCTCGGCCGCCGCAAGACCGGGCTCCTCCCCGACCCCACGATCGTCAAGGACGTCGACGTCCTGGTCTCCGAGAGCACCTACGGCGACAAGGAGCTGGAGCCCTACGACCGCCTGATGAAGCAGCTCCACGCCATCGTCGCCCGCGCGATCCGGCTCCAGGGCAAGATCATCATCCCGGCGTTCAGCCTGGGACGCACCCAGCGGATGGTCTACTGCCTCCAGGAGCTGTTCGCCACCACCAAGCTGCGGCCGATCCCCGTCTACGTCGACAGCCCGCTCGCCAGCCGCCTCACCGAGGTCCATCGCGACTACCCCGACGCCTACACCCCCGAGGCCCGGGCCCTGATGGACAAGGACCCCCTCTACTTCGGCTCGAAGTACGTCGAGTACTGCCAGTCGTTCGACGACTCCCGCCGCCTCAACTACCAGCGCGGGCCGCTGATCATCATCTCGTCGTCTGGCATGTGCGAGGCCGGCCGGATCCGCCACCACCTCCGACACATCGTCTCGGAGCCCGACAACGCCGTCGTGATCGTCAGCTACCAGGCCGAGAACACCCTGGGGCGGAAGCTCTCCGAAGGGGTCGAGCGGGTGCAGATCCTCGACCAGTGGTACGACCTGAACGCCGCGGTCTACGTGCTCGACGGCTTCTCCGGCCACGCCGACCGCAACGACCTCGCCTGGTGGTACGAACAGACCGGCGGCGGCATCGAACACGGCTTCATCGTCCACGGCGAGCCGCCCTCGATGGAAGCCCTCGTCCCCGTCATGCAGCCGTTCGTCAAGAACCCCGTCCACATCCCCGACCTCCACGAGAGCTTCGAGGTCTGA
- a CDS encoding rhomboid family intramembrane serine protease, giving the protein MVLPLGDLHRTRITPVVTYALIALNVVMYVVQLQRGDDFMMALACTPWEITHAKDLDGPVLRPGVLAEVQRREANGERVRLDLRDVIPHAPSPIPVWLTLFTAMFLHGGPMHLAGNMLYLWIVGDNVEEVLGGVRYLIVYLACGLMGSLAQIAAAPNSMIPTLGASGAIAGIMGAYVVWFPHNQIRVLVFRFITVLPAAIVIGGWIALQIWLGVQGIGKMGESGGVAYLAHVGGALTGILVAFLFYDRAQQVKAMDEYGQGWQSIPPDGS; this is encoded by the coding sequence ATGGTTCTCCCCCTCGGCGACCTCCACCGGACTCGGATCACGCCGGTCGTGACCTACGCCCTCATCGCGCTCAACGTCGTGATGTACGTCGTCCAGCTCCAGCGCGGCGACGACTTCATGATGGCGCTGGCCTGCACCCCGTGGGAGATCACCCACGCGAAGGACCTCGACGGGCCGGTCCTGCGGCCCGGGGTGCTCGCCGAGGTCCAGCGCCGCGAGGCGAACGGCGAACGCGTCCGGCTCGACCTCCGGGACGTCATCCCCCACGCCCCCAGCCCGATCCCCGTCTGGCTCACCCTCTTCACGGCGATGTTCCTGCACGGCGGCCCCATGCACCTCGCGGGCAACATGCTCTACCTCTGGATCGTCGGCGACAACGTCGAGGAGGTGCTGGGAGGCGTCCGCTACCTGATCGTCTACCTCGCCTGCGGCCTGATGGGGTCGCTGGCCCAGATCGCCGCCGCGCCGAATTCGATGATCCCGACCCTCGGGGCCTCGGGGGCGATCGCCGGGATCATGGGGGCCTACGTCGTCTGGTTCCCCCACAACCAGATCCGCGTCCTGGTCTTCCGTTTCATCACGGTCCTCCCGGCCGCGATCGTCATCGGCGGCTGGATCGCGCTCCAGATCTGGCTGGGCGTCCAGGGGATCGGCAAGATGGGGGAGTCGGGCGGAGTGGCCTACCTGGCCCACGTCGGCGGTGCCCTGACCGGGATCCTCGTCGCCTTCCTCTTCTACGACCGCGCCCAGCAGGTCAAGGCGATGGACGAGTACGGCCAGGGCTGGCAGAGCATCCCGCCCGACGGCTCCTGA
- the asnB gene encoding asparagine synthase (glutamine-hydrolyzing), whose translation MCGIAGALDLRGRREFPAARLLAMTAAIAHRGPEDEQVHIEPGVALGARRLAIVDLAGGRQPLCNEDGTVWVAQNGEIFEYPEIQQELLARGHTLSTRCDTELWVHLYEDLGRGMFDKARGQYAVSLWDRKERALFLGRDRVGICPLYYAEVDGWLLWGSEIKAILASGMIDARADRRGIDVFFNTFCASTSRTFFEGINILSPGHFLAVKDGRIETIRYWDLDFPDAGDERRLKDPTPLIDELEHLMRQAVERRLRGDVPVVSYISGGLDSTVVLGLSSRQRGYAVPSFTIGLNKAGPDERSQAVESAEALGSKLTMVTMDRADIINAYPELIRAAEGPVMDSSAACLMRLAKAVHDQGYKVALTGEGADEALAGYPWFKSQQVRNVLRRTVGNWAPSKIRDVIVGSMHGDPAHLPPRHGFQGVRTAQQDVYDLMGQARTFLYSGAMWSDLGAYSAYDDLDISNERFTRWAPLNQSLYVGYKVMLAGLLLHGKGDRVAMNSSVEARYPLLDEDVVAFCASIAPEYKLKGLTDKWILRQVAARTLPKKIANRPKTMFRASRSEAFFDAGRPAWVDQLLSPESLRRTGYFDVESVAREVASHGRFPKFTPKRIIMDLSLTCVAATQLWHHTFLGGGLCELPTWTPPRSASADLPDGLDATSYHGAVASGV comes from the coding sequence ATGTGCGGCATCGCGGGCGCATTGGATTTACGGGGCCGGCGCGAGTTTCCGGCGGCTCGCCTGCTGGCGATGACCGCGGCGATCGCTCATCGCGGGCCGGAAGACGAGCAGGTCCACATCGAGCCCGGCGTCGCCCTGGGCGCGCGGCGGCTGGCCATCGTCGACCTGGCGGGCGGACGCCAGCCCCTCTGCAACGAGGACGGCACCGTCTGGGTCGCCCAGAACGGCGAGATCTTCGAGTACCCCGAGATCCAGCAGGAACTCCTGGCGCGGGGCCACACACTCTCCACCCGGTGCGACACCGAGCTGTGGGTCCACCTCTACGAGGACCTGGGCCGGGGGATGTTCGACAAGGCCCGCGGCCAGTACGCCGTGTCGCTCTGGGACCGCAAGGAGCGGGCCCTCTTCCTGGGCCGCGACCGGGTGGGCATTTGCCCGCTCTACTACGCCGAGGTCGACGGCTGGCTGCTCTGGGGCTCGGAGATCAAGGCGATCCTGGCCTCGGGGATGATCGACGCCCGCGCCGACCGGCGGGGGATCGACGTCTTCTTCAACACCTTCTGCGCCAGCACGTCGCGGACGTTCTTCGAGGGGATCAACATCCTCTCCCCCGGCCATTTCCTGGCCGTGAAGGACGGGCGGATCGAGACGATCCGCTACTGGGACCTCGACTTCCCCGACGCGGGCGACGAGCGGCGTCTGAAGGACCCGACGCCCCTGATCGACGAGCTGGAGCACCTGATGCGCCAGGCCGTCGAGCGCCGCCTGCGGGGCGACGTGCCGGTGGTCAGCTACATCAGCGGCGGCCTCGACTCGACGGTCGTCCTGGGGCTCAGCTCGCGGCAGCGGGGCTACGCGGTGCCGTCGTTCACCATCGGCCTGAACAAGGCCGGGCCCGACGAGCGCTCGCAGGCCGTCGAGTCGGCCGAGGCGCTGGGCTCGAAGCTGACGATGGTGACGATGGACCGGGCGGACATCATCAACGCCTACCCCGAGCTGATCCGCGCCGCCGAGGGGCCGGTGATGGATTCGTCGGCGGCCTGCCTGATGCGGCTGGCCAAAGCGGTCCACGACCAGGGCTACAAGGTCGCCCTCACCGGCGAGGGGGCCGACGAGGCGCTCGCCGGCTATCCCTGGTTCAAGTCGCAGCAGGTGCGCAACGTCCTGCGGCGGACGGTCGGCAATTGGGCGCCCTCGAAGATCCGCGACGTCATCGTCGGCTCGATGCACGGCGACCCGGCCCACCTGCCCCCGCGGCACGGCTTCCAGGGCGTCCGCACGGCGCAGCAGGACGTCTACGACCTGATGGGCCAGGCTCGCACGTTCCTCTACTCGGGCGCGATGTGGAGCGACCTCGGGGCCTATTCGGCCTACGACGACCTGGACATCAGCAACGAGCGGTTCACCCGCTGGGCACCGCTGAACCAGTCGCTCTACGTCGGCTACAAGGTGATGCTGGCCGGGCTCCTGCTCCACGGCAAGGGGGACCGGGTGGCCATGAACTCGTCGGTCGAGGCCCGCTACCCGCTGCTCGACGAGGACGTGGTCGCCTTCTGCGCCTCGATCGCCCCCGAGTACAAGCTCAAGGGACTGACCGACAAGTGGATCCTCCGCCAGGTCGCCGCGCGGACGCTCCCGAAGAAGATCGCCAACCGGCCCAAGACCATGTTCCGCGCCAGCCGCTCCGAGGCTTTCTTCGACGCCGGCCGCCCCGCCTGGGTCGATCAGCTCCTCAGCCCGGAGTCGCTGCGACGGACCGGTTACTTCGACGTCGAAAGCGTCGCCCGCGAGGTCGCCTCGCACGGCCGGTTCCCGAAGTTCACGCCCAAGCGGATCATCATGGACCTGAGCCTGACCTGCGTGGCCGCCACCCAGCTCTGGCACCACACGTTCCTCGGCGGCGGCCTCTGCGAACTGCCCACGTGGACGCCCCCTCGATCGGCCTCCGCGGACCTGCCCGACGGCCTGGACGCGACCTCATATCACGGGGCCGTCGCCTCGGGCGTCTGA
- a CDS encoding fatty acid desaturase family protein has translation MNQLESQDVSSSSAFETEADWSWDRTHRALVPLLRADDHTNIRYLLGEYAGLLSALAGCVWAYRAWSAGGLSNLAFAGLAALGVVVVAVFQHRLSGLGHEGSHYALFRNRLANELASDLLCMFPLMAMTQRFRVTHMGHHQFLNDPERDPDVARLHFDGDRYPFPMPRPRFWYRYVVLSAWLPSLVRYLYGQAKNANVTMGLREPKAPYRFKVGRCLRGSYWLPMLSLVHVTGSWPIFFLFWVLPLVTAYPFLMQLREIAHHSNAPTDGEFAHSRNFHCSPIFNFCVFPYGQDYHLTHHVFGLMPHYRLAEAHRTLQNYRPYREQAVACYGYFFRRWGKPGPTVLDVLADRRTLAGPHAARA, from the coding sequence ATGAATCAGCTGGAAAGCCAGGACGTCTCGTCCTCCTCGGCGTTCGAGACTGAGGCGGACTGGAGCTGGGACCGGACGCACCGCGCGCTGGTGCCCTTGCTGAGGGCCGACGACCACACCAACATCCGCTACCTGTTGGGCGAGTACGCGGGGCTGCTGTCCGCGCTGGCGGGATGCGTCTGGGCGTATCGCGCGTGGAGTGCGGGCGGGTTGTCGAACTTGGCGTTCGCCGGGCTGGCGGCGTTGGGCGTCGTGGTCGTGGCGGTGTTCCAGCACCGCCTGTCGGGGCTGGGGCACGAGGGGTCGCACTACGCCCTCTTCCGGAACCGGCTGGCGAACGAGCTGGCGTCGGACCTGCTCTGCATGTTCCCGCTGATGGCGATGACCCAGCGGTTCCGGGTCACCCACATGGGGCATCACCAGTTCCTCAACGACCCCGAGCGCGACCCCGACGTCGCGCGGCTGCATTTCGACGGCGACCGATATCCATTCCCGATGCCGCGGCCGCGGTTCTGGTACCGCTACGTCGTGCTCTCGGCATGGCTGCCGTCGCTCGTCCGCTACCTGTACGGCCAGGCGAAGAACGCCAACGTGACGATGGGGCTGCGGGAGCCGAAGGCGCCGTATCGGTTCAAGGTGGGCCGCTGCCTTCGCGGCTCGTACTGGCTGCCGATGCTGAGCCTCGTCCACGTGACGGGCTCGTGGCCGATCTTCTTCCTGTTCTGGGTGCTGCCGCTGGTGACGGCCTATCCGTTCCTGATGCAGCTCCGCGAGATCGCCCACCACAGCAACGCGCCGACGGACGGGGAGTTCGCGCACTCGCGGAACTTCCACTGCAGTCCGATCTTCAACTTCTGCGTCTTCCCGTACGGCCAGGACTACCACCTGACGCACCACGTCTTCGGCCTGATGCCGCACTACCGGCTGGCCGAGGCGCACCGGACCCTGCAGAACTACCGTCCCTACCGCGAGCAGGCTGTCGCCTGCTACGGCTATTTCTTCCGACGCTGGGGGAAGCCCGGCCCGACGGTCCTGGACGTGCTGGCCGACCGCCGGACGCTCGCCGGGCCCCACGCGGCCCGCGCCTGA